A genomic region of Glycine max cultivar Williams 82 chromosome 15, Glycine_max_v4.0, whole genome shotgun sequence contains the following coding sequences:
- the LOC106796055 gene encoding uncharacterized protein encodes MNVKNSMNWKVARPSMIMRETTLCLQQCFLLAAVSPAKPPESPDEEVDDPLYLMTLTIPQLFLKPLQVMWDATIFGVFNQNFPLYIKHEDLSEIAHGGQCLSISVIQLWILHLTETSVRAGNSDVYGFLEPQSIQRSGHSQFESESYIKSWIQSSKRDVYLGAYLNSALKGLDDTPQPKSKAAARWIVVKYFNEVRPLEAERFKALRIQWAQYYLKVRNQT; translated from the exons ATGAATGTGAAAAATTCTATGAATTGGAAAGTAGCAAGGCCTTCGATGATTATGCGGGAAACTACTTTGTGCTTGCAACAGTGTTTCCTTCTA GCAGCTGTGTCTCCAGCAAAACCTCCAGAAAGCCCGGATGaagaggtcgatgatcccctgtacctgatgacattgaccatcccacaactgTTTTTGAAGCCGctccaggttatgtgggatgctaccataTTCGGGGTGTTTAATCAAAACTTCCCGTTGTAtataaagcacgaagatctctctgaaattgcacatggtggtcaatgtctcagcatatcagttatacagttgtggattct CcatctgactgagacaagtgtgcgagcggggaattctgatgtgtatggattcctcgagccacagtccattcagagatctggacactcacaatttgaatccgaaagttacatcaagagttggatACAGAGTTCAAAACGAGATGTTTACCTTGGAGCCTATCTGAATAG tgctttgaaaggacttgatgatactccacaaccgaaatccaaggctgctgctaggtggattgttgttaag tattttaatgaagttagaccattggaagcagagagattTAAGGCACTTCGCATACAGTGGGCacaatattatctaaaagttagaaatcaaacatag